One genomic window of Eptesicus fuscus isolate TK198812 chromosome 6, DD_ASM_mEF_20220401, whole genome shotgun sequence includes the following:
- the LOC103294329 gene encoding proton-coupled zinc antiporter SLC30A2-like, producing the protein MKTTEKQRLLVARSGARSYMASPWQNEAGWISASRSELDLPSIELNVENKHYCHPQKGPGSRCDPKKEQARRQLCVASAICLVFMIGEVVGGYLAQSLAIMTDAAHLLTDAASMLTSLFSLWMSSRPATKTMNFGWQRAEILGALLSVLSIWVVTGVLVYLATERLISGNYEIEGRTMLITAGCAVAVNIIMGLTLHPSSHGHSHGHGHGQGQGHSRDTIQQQENPSVRAAFIHVIGDLLQSLGVLVAAYILYFKPEYKYVDPICTFLFSILVLGTTLTILRDVILVLMEGTPKGVDFTAVRDLLLSVEGVEALHSLHIWALTVTQPVLSVHIATAQNTDAQAVLKAASARLQGKFDFHTMTIQIEDYSEDMKDCRACQGPLD; encoded by the coding sequence ATGAAGACCACGGAGAAGCAGCGGCTGTTGGTGGCCAGGTCCGGAGCGCGGTCTTACATGGCATCTCCGTGGCAGAATGAGGCTGGCTGGATTTCTGCGTCGCGCTCTGAGCTGGACTTGCCATCCATTGAGCTGAACGTGGAGAACAAGCACTACTGCCACCCCCAGAAGGGCCCTGGCAGTCGCTGTGACCCCAAGAAGGAGCAGGCCCGGCGCCAGCTCTGTGTGGCCTCTGCCATCTGCCTGGTGTTCATGATCGGGGAAGTCGTTGGTGGGTACCTAGCACAGAGCTTGGCCATCATGACGGATGCAGCCCATCTGCTCACGGACGCTGCCAGCATGCTCACcagcctcttctctctctggatGTCCTCCCGGCCAGCCACCAAGACCATGAACTTCGGCTGGCAGCGAGCCGAGATCCTGGGAGCCCTGCTCTCTGTGCTGTCCATCTGGGTGGTGACAGGGGTGCTGGTGTACCTGGCGACTGAGCGGCTAATCTCTGGGAACTATGAGATCGAGGGGAGGACTATGCTGATAACAGCGGGCTGTGCCGTGGCTGTGAACATCATAATGGGATTGACTCTTCACCCGTCTAGCCACGGAcacagccacggccacggccacggccaagGCCAAGGGCACAGCCGAGACACCATCCAGCAGCAGGAGAACCCCAGTGTCCGAGCTGCCTTTATCCATGTGATCGGAGACTTGCTGCAGAGTTTGGGCGTCCTGGTGGCAGCCTATATTTTATACTTCAAGCCCGAGTACAAGTACGTAGACCCCATCTGCACCTTCCTCTTCTCCATCCTGGTCCTGGGGACAACCTTGACCATCCTGAGAGACGTGATCCTGGTGCTAATGGAAGGCACCCCCAAGGGCGTGGACTTCACAGCCGTTCGGGACCTGCTGCTGTCAGTGGAGGGGGTAGAAGCCTTGCACAGCCTGCACATCTGGGCCCTGACTGTGACGCAGCCCGTGCTGTCTGTCCACATCGCCACAGCTCAGAACACAGATGCCCAGGCTGTGCTGAAGGCAGCCAGCGCCCGCCTACAGGGGAAGTTCGACTTCCACACCATGACCATCCAGATCGAGGACTACTCTGAGGACATGAAGGACTGTCGGGCGTGCCAGGGCCCCTTGGACTGA
- the STMN4 gene encoding stathmin-4 isoform X1 gives MTLAAYKEKMKELPLVSLFCSCFLADPLNKSSYKYEADTVDLNWCVISDMEVIELNKCTSGQSFEVILKPPSFDGVPEFNASLPRRRDPSLEEIQKKLEAAEERRKYQEAELLKHLAEKREHEREVIQKAIEENNNFIKMAKEKLAQKMESNKENREAHLAAMLERLQEKDKHAEEVRKNKELKEEASR, from the exons ATGACCCTCGCTG CCTACAAGGAGAAGATGAAGGAGCTCCCGCTGGTGTCCCTGTTCTGCTCCTGTTTCCTGGCCGACCCCCTGAACAAGTCATCCTACAAATACGAAG CTGACACGGTGGACCTGAACTGGTGTGTAATCTCTGACATGGAAGTCATCGAGCTGAACAAATGCACCTCAGGCCAGTCCTTTGAAGTCATCCTGAAGCCGCCCTCCTTTGATGGGGTGCCCGAGTTCAATGCCTCCCTGCCCCGGCGGAGAGACCCATCGCTGGAAGAGATACAGAAGAAACTGGAAGCAGCTGAAGAGCGAAGGAAG TACCAGGAAGCTGAGCTCCTGAAGCACCTTGCGGAGAAACGGGAACATGAGCGGGAGGTGATCCAAAAAGCCATTGAGGAAAACAATAACTTCATCAAGATGGCTAAAGAAAAACTGGCCCAGAAGATGGAATCCAATAAGGAGAACCGAGAGGCCCACCTTGCTGCCATGTTGGAACGGCTGCAAGAGAAG gaCAAGCACGCGGAAGAGGTGCGGAAAAACAAGGAGCTGAAGGAAGAGGCCTCCAGGTAA
- the STMN4 gene encoding stathmin-4 isoform X2 → MTLAAYKEKMKELPLVSLFCSCFLADPLNKSSYKYEADTVDLNWCVISDMEVIELNKCTSGQSFEVILKPPSFDGVPEFNASLPRRRDPSLEEIQKKLEAAEERRKYQEAELLKHLAEKREHEREVIQKAIEENNNFIKMAKEKLAQKMESNKENREAHLAAMLERLQEKEPPAAR, encoded by the exons ATGACCCTCGCTG CCTACAAGGAGAAGATGAAGGAGCTCCCGCTGGTGTCCCTGTTCTGCTCCTGTTTCCTGGCCGACCCCCTGAACAAGTCATCCTACAAATACGAAG CTGACACGGTGGACCTGAACTGGTGTGTAATCTCTGACATGGAAGTCATCGAGCTGAACAAATGCACCTCAGGCCAGTCCTTTGAAGTCATCCTGAAGCCGCCCTCCTTTGATGGGGTGCCCGAGTTCAATGCCTCCCTGCCCCGGCGGAGAGACCCATCGCTGGAAGAGATACAGAAGAAACTGGAAGCAGCTGAAGAGCGAAGGAAG TACCAGGAAGCTGAGCTCCTGAAGCACCTTGCGGAGAAACGGGAACATGAGCGGGAGGTGATCCAAAAAGCCATTGAGGAAAACAATAACTTCATCAAGATGGCTAAAGAAAAACTGGCCCAGAAGATGGAATCCAATAAGGAGAACCGAGAGGCCCACCTTGCTGCCATGTTGGAACGGCTGCAAGAGAAG GAGCCGCCTGCTGCGCGGTGA